AAGGGGGAGAACTCGCCCCACCCGGCGGGCCCCTCGATCAGGACGCCCTCGCGAACCGTCTGGCCGCGGAATCGGGTGCGCATCGGGATCCGGAAGACCCGTGGCCCAGAACCCATCAACGCACCTTTCCAAGGACCACCGTCTGTCGGCACTAACCTTACGAGCATGTGGAGGAACCCGTCGCATCCGGACCGCCCGTTGCGGGCGCTGGTTCTGCCCCCGGGACCGCGGCTTTTCGCGGCGATCGAGGCCGCGCTGTCCGGCGAGGGACCCGCCGTCCTCCCCCTGTCTCCCGACCACTCCGAGGTCGCGCTGCGGACGCTGCGCCCGACGGAGATCGAGACCCCCGAAGGCGTACGGCAGGCCGGCGGCCCGGGCGTCCCCGGCGACGTCGCCGTCGTCATCGCCACCTCTGGCAGCACGGGCACCCCCAAGGGCGTCATGCTGACCGCCGCCGCGCTCAGGACCTCGGCCGCCTCCTCCCTGCGCCGTCTCGAGGCCTCCCCCGGCGACCGCTGGCTGTGCTGCCTGCCGCCCTCCCACGTCTCGGGCCTGCAGGTGCTGGTCAGGTCGCTGCTCAGCGGCACCGACCCGATCATCCACGAGCGTTTCGACCCCGCCGCCGTCGCCGTCTCCGGCGCCGAGCACGTCTCCCTGGTCCCCACCCAGCTGCACCGCCTCATGGAGCGCGGCGCCGATCTGAGCGTCTTCCGCACCATCCTGCTCGGCGGCGCCGCGGCCAGGCCCGGCCTGCTGGAGGCCGCGAGGGAGGCGGGGGCGAAGATCGTCACCACGTACGGCAG
This window of the Nonomuraea africana genome carries:
- a CDS encoding AMP-binding protein; this encodes MWRNPSHPDRPLRALVLPPGPRLFAAIEAALSGEGPAVLPLSPDHSEVALRTLRPTEIETPEGVRQAGGPGVPGDVAVVIATSGSTGTPKGVMLTAAALRTSAASSLRRLEASPGDRWLCCLPPSHVSGLQVLVRSLLSGTDPIIHERFDPAAVAVSGAEHVSLVPTQLHRLMERGADLSVFRTILLGGAAARPGLLEAAREAGAKIVTTYGSSETSGGCVYDGRPLYNVDLKIRDDGRILVSGPVLFSGYRFGAAGAPLEGGWFVTSDLGSIESGRLTVLGRADDVINTGGEKVVAASVAAVLARHPEIADVAVVGRPHPEWGEAVVAVIVPRDPATVPTLDQLRAYSRDRLPAYAAPRELRLLSALPLLPNGKTDLAALRTGT